The Arachis hypogaea cultivar Tifrunner chromosome 16, arahy.Tifrunner.gnm2.J5K5, whole genome shotgun sequence genome contains a region encoding:
- the LOC140180058 gene encoding uncharacterized protein translates to MTTNLVECINSVLKGARNLPVTALIRLTFYRLNELFTRKSTEAHERLRNGFTYSEFATKRVEESFRHAGNVVVNRFDRRMRCLRFAKCKMVERLPCRHVLACCANQRLDWQVYVHDVYKMSEICKVYRGEFVPMGDPSTWDRYEGAKVIANWTLRRATKGRPKSTRYLNEMDSRGMRGPRRCTICGREGHSRSRCPQRAGPSSAGGH, encoded by the exons ATGACGACAAACTTGGTAGAGTGCATAAATTCTGTCCTGAAGGGGGCACGCAACCTTCCTGTGACTGCCCTGATCCGGTTAACTTTCTATCGGCTGAATGAGTTATTCACTCGGAAGAGTACCGAGGCTCATGAGCGTCTCCGCAACGGATTTACGTATTCAGAGTTCGCAACGAAGAGAGTTGAAGAAAGCTTCCGACATGCAGGAAACGTTGTGGTCAACCGGTTCGATAGGCGCATGAGATGTTTGAGGTTCGCGAAATGCAAGATG GTCGAGCGACTTCCATGTCGCCACGTGCTTGCATGTTGCGCCAACCAGCGTCTCGATTGGCAAGTGTACGTGCACGATGTGTACAAGATGTCTGAAATTTGTAAGGTTTACAGAGGCGAGTTTGTTCCGATGGGTGACCCATCTACATGGGATAGATACGAAGGagcgaaggtgatcgccaactgGACATTGAGGCGCGCGACGAAAGGAAGACCGAAGTCCACCCgctacttgaatgagatggattcACGTGGGATGCGTGGTCCTCGCCGGTGCACTATATGTGGACGCGAGGGACATAGTCGTAGCCGATGTCCTCAGCGCGCAGGTCCAAGCTCCGCTGGAGGTCATTAG
- the LOC112756864 gene encoding uncharacterized protein yields the protein MRYNGKHTCTVGTISQDHAKLDSDTIADVIRPLVESDPSIKVKSVIAEVQSRFNYTVSYRKAWLAKQKAVAKVFGDWKVSYQTLPVWLKAMTVKMPRSRVQIKTLPVYRETEEVQGVRVLHHIFWSFYLCIVAFRHCKPLVQVDGMHLYGKYKGALLVAVAQDGNQNIVPIAFAIVEGETTDAWEFFLTNLRRYVVTIDGVGIISDRHTSIDAAIARSNGAWSPPRAWHMYCIRHIGSNFLRRFKAPYLHKLVVNTCISTRYYGSIHSKFVTSAYD from the coding sequence ATGAGATACAATGGCAAGCACACGTGCACCGTGGGAACGATAtcacaagatcatgccaagttggactcGGACACAATTGCAGATGTCATTAGGCCGTTGGTCGAATCAGACCCCTCGATAAAGGTGAAGTCTGTAATTGCAGAAGTTCAATCCAGGTTCAACTACACTGTCAGTTACcgcaaggcttggttggcaaagcagaaagctGTTGCCAAGGTTTTCGGTGATTGGAAAGTTTCTTACCAGACCCTGCCAGTATGGTTGAAAGCAATGACGGTTAAAATGCCAAGGTCTCGTGTTCAAATCAAAACGCTCCCCGTTTACCGTGAGACTGAGGAGGTTCAAGGTGTAAGAGTTCTGCATCACATTTTTTGGAGCTTCTATCTGTGTATTGTAGCATTTAGACACTGCAAGCCGCTGGTGCAAGTTGATGGCATGCACCTGTATGGAAAATATAAAGGTGCACTTCTGGTAGCGGTTGCACAAGACGGGAATCAAAACATTGTGCCTATTGCTTTTGCCATAGTTGAGGGTGAGACGACAGATGCATGGGAGTTTTTCCTAACGAATTTGCGGAGATATGTTGTTACCATTGATGGGGTGGGTATTATTTCTGACCGCCATACCTCTATCGACGCTGCAATAGCTCGCAGTAACGGTGCATGGTCACCACCAAGGGCGTGGCACATGTACTGCATTAGGCACATCGGCTCCAACTTCTTAAGGAGGTTCAAGGCTCCATATTTGCATAAACTCGTGGTGAACACATGTATATCAACTCGCTATTATGGTTCTATTCATAGTAAATTTGTGACATCTGCTTATGACTAA